In the genome of Deltaproteobacteria bacterium, one region contains:
- a CDS encoding Smr/MutS family protein, whose protein sequence is MGDDARDEETLEYPIGDELDLHTFQAKDVKSVVEEYLYQCRKRGLPEVRIIHGKGIGTQRRIVQSVLSQSPAVLSFRDAPPELGGWGATLVRIRAD, encoded by the coding sequence ATGGGAGATGATGCGCGAGACGAAGAAACTTTGGAATACCCCATCGGCGATGAACTTGACCTCCATACCTTTCAGGCAAAGGACGTGAAGTCGGTCGTGGAGGAATATCTCTATCAGTGCCGGAAACGGGGGCTCCCGGAGGTCCGCATCATCCACGGCAAGGGGATCGGAACGCAGCGGAGGATCGTGCAGTCGGTCCTTTCTCAAAGTCCGGCGGTCCTCTCCTTTCGGGATGCGCCGCCGGAGTTGGGCGGATGGGGGGCGACGCTGGTGCGGATCCGGGCTGACTGA
- a CDS encoding O-acetyl-ADP-ribose deacetylase, which yields MEKKIGRSKLVLVRGDITKADTEAIVNAANSSLMGGGGVDGAIHRAGGPAILEACKKIVAKQGRCPTGEAVITMGGTLTARYVIHTVGPVWSGGNRNERELLARAYRNSLTLAKEKGVSSVSFPSISTGAYRFPIEEAARIALSTVREFLQGCELEEVRFVLFSERDLAVYEEALQEVMGGG from the coding sequence ATGGAGAAGAAGATTGGAAGGTCGAAGCTGGTCCTGGTGAGAGGGGACATCACGAAGGCCGACACGGAGGCGATCGTTAATGCAGCGAACTCATCCCTCATGGGAGGCGGCGGAGTCGACGGCGCGATCCACCGGGCCGGAGGGCCGGCCATCCTGGAGGCGTGCAAAAAGATTGTGGCGAAACAAGGGCGATGTCCCACGGGAGAGGCTGTCATCACCATGGGGGGAACCCTGACGGCCCGGTACGTCATCCACACCGTGGGGCCGGTCTGGTCCGGCGGGAACCGAAATGAGCGGGAGCTCCTCGCCCGTGCCTATCGCAACAGCTTGACCCTGGCGAAGGAAAAGGGGGTCTCCTCCGTCTCCTTCCCTTCCATCAGCACCGGCGCCTACCGCTTCCCCATCGAAGAGGCCGCCCGGATTGCACTGAGCACCGTCCGGGAGTTCCTTCAAGGGTGTGAACTGGAAGAGGTCCGTTTCGTCCTCTTCTCGGAGAGGGATCTTGCAGTCTACGAGGAAGCATTGCAGGAGGTCATGGGGGGTGGTTGA
- a CDS encoding DNA-binding protein produces the protein MKRREVLKAILALPILPFLLPKPGRTAPPRKKPPLLLATLIAGFQYYDGEKLLPMLREGQPLRLVREKANHHDDRAIAVYRKEHKLGFIPRADNSVLAGLMDEGYTLKGEIGWIDRDAAPWEKVGVLVGMEG, from the coding sequence ATGAAACGAAGAGAAGTTCTCAAAGCAATCCTCGCCCTGCCGATCCTTCCCTTTCTCCTGCCGAAGCCCGGCCGGACGGCGCCGCCTCGGAAAAAACCGCCCCTGCTTCTGGCGACACTGATCGCAGGATTCCAGTACTACGATGGAGAAAAGCTCCTGCCCATGCTCCGGGAGGGGCAGCCCCTCCGGCTCGTCCGGGAGAAGGCCAATCACCACGATGACCGGGCCATCGCCGTCTACCGGAAAGAGCACAAACTCGGCTTCATCCCCCGGGCGGACAACTCCGTCCTCGCCGGTCTGATGGACGAAGGCTATACACTGAAAGGCGAGATCGGCTGGATCGACCGGGATGCGGCACCCTGGGAGAAGGTCGGGGTGCTGGTGGGGATGGAGGGATAA
- a CDS encoding TPM domain-containing protein yields the protein MRSRSEGISRFFVILLLLFLLPPRTAAAVSIPAQPPDYVVDLAHVINDRQEKELDRYLRELEEKTTAQFIVLTVSDLGGDSIEDFSITLAHDRWKLGQKGKDNGLLLVVAVRNRKYRIEVGYGLEGLLPDSRVGTIGRRYLVPAFRRGDYSGGITNAALALAGIIASNAGVTITGMPEPPRPRPVRRRPTVFGSIGSIIFFIFMAILFIRNPRLFFLLFLMSGMGGGRRGPWDGGGFGGGGGGGFGGGGASGSW from the coding sequence ATGAGATCCCGGTCTGAGGGAATATCCCGCTTTTTCGTGATCCTGCTCCTCCTCTTCCTGCTGCCGCCCCGGACAGCCGCGGCCGTCTCCATCCCGGCGCAGCCGCCGGATTACGTGGTCGATCTGGCCCATGTCATCAACGACCGGCAGGAGAAAGAGCTTGACCGTTACCTTAGAGAACTGGAAGAAAAGACCACGGCACAGTTCATCGTACTGACCGTATCCGACCTGGGCGGTGACAGCATCGAGGACTTCTCCATCACGCTGGCCCACGATCGCTGGAAACTCGGGCAGAAAGGGAAGGACAACGGCCTGCTCCTCGTTGTGGCCGTCCGGAACCGGAAGTACCGGATCGAGGTCGGTTACGGGCTTGAGGGACTCCTGCCCGACAGCCGGGTCGGAACGATCGGACGGCGCTACCTCGTACCGGCCTTCCGCCGGGGGGATTATTCCGGTGGAATCACGAATGCGGCCCTGGCCCTGGCCGGGATCATAGCTTCAAACGCAGGGGTCACAATCACCGGCATGCCGGAACCGCCCCGGCCCCGGCCGGTCCGCAGGCGGCCGACCGTCTTCGGCTCGATCGGTTCCATCATTTTCTTCATCTTCATGGCGATCCTCTTCATCCGGAATCCCCGCCTCTTCTTCCTCCTCTTCCTCATGTCGGGAATGGGGGGAGGGCGGCGCGGCCCCTGGGACGGCGGCGGATTCGGAGGAGGCGGGGGCGGCGGATTCGGAGGAGGCGGCGCGTCGGGAAGCTGGTGA
- a CDS encoding FMN-dependent NADH-azoreductase, whose translation MNRLLYIQASPREERSHAIRVADAFAGSYRETHRGAEIMTLDLFRKDLPPFDGLAVQAKYTILHGEKHSEEEIRAWQAVEAVIDEFKGADCYLFAVPMWNFGIPYRLKQYIDLLVQPTYTFAFDPEKGYSGLVTGKSAFIAYARGGEYAEGTEAEVYDFQKKYMETILGFIGITDISSVVIEPTLQGGPDVAQEKREAAISRARELARSF comes from the coding sequence ATGAACAGACTACTCTATATCCAAGCCTCTCCCAGGGAAGAGCGTTCACACGCCATCCGGGTGGCCGATGCTTTCGCCGGAAGCTACCGGGAAACACATCGGGGGGCCGAGATTATGACCCTCGATCTCTTCCGGAAGGATCTTCCCCCCTTCGACGGCCTGGCCGTGCAGGCGAAATACACGATCCTTCACGGTGAAAAGCACAGCGAGGAGGAAATTCGTGCATGGCAGGCTGTGGAGGCGGTGATCGATGAATTCAAAGGCGCAGACTGCTATCTCTTTGCCGTTCCGATGTGGAATTTCGGCATCCCCTATCGGCTCAAACAATATATTGATCTTCTGGTTCAGCCGACCTACACCTTCGCCTTCGATCCGGAGAAAGGATATTCGGGCCTCGTCACGGGGAAGTCCGCCTTCATCGCCTACGCCCGGGGCGGAGAGTATGCCGAGGGGACCGAGGCAGAGGTGTACGATTTCCAGAAGAAATACATGGAGACCATCCTGGGTTTCATCGGGATCACCGATATCTCATCGGTCGTTATCGAGCCGACCCTGCAGGGGGGACCCGATGTAGCACAGGAGAAAAGAGAGGCGGCAATTTCCAGGGCCCGGGAGTTGGCCCGCAGTTTCTGA
- a CDS encoding radical SAM protein, whose product MELSGTRILLINPNRYRFPPVIPLGLEYLAHALRKHSFEVRVLDLCFSTDPLRKLENKVRSYAPGVVGVTIRNLDSALYPDTEYFLPEIRELIGRIRRTGDLPVIIGGSALPADPEGIRNFVGADVAIVGPGEKTLPAILQDINVWKGTKRIVYGEGPESFRPRREGLFAYNEYLSRDGLAGFETHKGCSSGCPYCLEARSPVHYRHPDDVVGELRHLAGQGIRRLHLCDSEFNEDLGPALDFLRALEEADLGLQWALYMKPGNYSPELFERLRKTGADLVTLSVDSLHQTPDYWKDVEEMISQARRNGIGISVDFLTGFPFEDEETLQRSLDFFREAVPDEVVVNVHLRLYRSLPLTDRILGDPPLKRFVTGLYEGGSLLSPVFYSHLPVERLRELIGQDPLFRIAGAEKVVNYQVQRPGE is encoded by the coding sequence ATGGAACTTTCCGGGACGAGAATCCTCCTCATCAATCCGAATCGTTACCGCTTTCCCCCCGTCATCCCCCTCGGCCTGGAATATCTTGCCCATGCCCTTCGGAAACATTCCTTCGAGGTCCGGGTACTGGATCTCTGCTTTTCCACCGATCCCCTGCGGAAACTGGAGAATAAGGTCCGCTCCTATGCGCCCGGTGTTGTCGGTGTGACGATCCGGAATCTTGATTCCGCCCTTTATCCGGACACGGAATATTTTCTTCCGGAAATCCGGGAATTGATCGGGCGCATTCGGCGGACGGGGGATCTGCCGGTAATCATCGGCGGTTCCGCCCTTCCCGCCGATCCCGAAGGGATTCGCAACTTTGTCGGGGCGGACGTCGCAATCGTCGGCCCGGGCGAGAAGACGCTGCCGGCGATCCTTCAGGATATAAATGTGTGGAAAGGGACGAAGAGGATTGTCTACGGAGAGGGTCCGGAAAGTTTTCGCCCCCGGAGGGAAGGTCTCTTCGCTTATAACGAATATCTGTCACGGGACGGCTTGGCCGGTTTCGAAACCCACAAGGGGTGCTCTTCCGGCTGTCCCTACTGTCTGGAGGCCCGAAGCCCCGTCCACTACCGGCACCCCGACGACGTGGTCGGGGAATTGCGGCACCTTGCCGGGCAGGGGATCCGCCGCCTTCACCTCTGCGATTCCGAATTTAATGAAGACCTTGGGCCGGCCCTCGATTTTCTCAGGGCATTGGAGGAGGCCGACCTCGGCCTGCAGTGGGCCCTCTACATGAAACCGGGGAACTACAGTCCGGAACTCTTCGAACGATTGCGAAAGACCGGGGCCGATCTTGTGACCCTTTCCGTTGATTCCCTGCATCAGACCCCCGACTACTGGAAAGATGTGGAAGAGATGATCTCCCAAGCCCGGCGGAACGGTATCGGAATCTCCGTTGATTTTCTTACCGGCTTTCCTTTCGAGGATGAGGAGACCTTGCAAAGAAGTCTTGATTTTTTTCGGGAGGCCGTACCCGACGAGGTGGTGGTGAACGTCCATCTTCGTCTCTACCGGAGTCTTCCTCTGACCGATCGGATCCTTGGTGATCCGCCGTTGAAGCGGTTTGTCACCGGTCTGTACGAAGGTGGTTCATTGCTTTCCCCTGTTTTTTACAGCCATCTTCCGGTCGAAAGACTACGGGAACTGATCGGGCAAGACCCCCTCTTCCGGATCGCCGGGGCGGAGAAGGTCGTCAATTACCAGGTGCAGCGGCCCGGAGAGTGA
- a CDS encoding type II toxin-antitoxin system RelE/ParE family toxin, translated as MQKAYKVHLTRTAQRDLGRIFFHISEDSFSKARKFILELEVKIGSLSSFPKRSPSIPENDFLGTNYRHLIHKKYRVIYRVEGRNVFVLRIIHGSKLLDL; from the coding sequence TTGCAGAAGGCCTATAAAGTCCATCTCACCCGTACTGCTCAAAGGGACTTGGGACGCATCTTTTTTCATATCTCGGAAGACAGCTTCAGCAAAGCAAGAAAATTCATTCTGGAGCTTGAAGTGAAGATCGGTTCCCTTTCCTCATTTCCGAAGCGTTCCCCTTCGATCCCGGAGAACGATTTTTTAGGTACAAATTACAGGCATTTGATACACAAAAAATATCGTGTCATTTATCGTGTGGAAGGAAGGAACGTCTTCGTTCTGCGCATCATCCACGGTTCAAAGCTTCTTGATCTTTGA
- a CDS encoding TIGR00266 family protein, translating into MGREALCKKYQLDESKFDAFLKFLKRKGFLLGQAPLVTKFRSAHEIDFTIYGDDLQFVEIELDPNETAIAEAGAMMYMEQGIEMQTIFGDGSKESESIMGKIFGAGKRVLTGESLFMTAYTNRGAGKQHVAFGAPYPGKIIALDLSDLGGEILCQKSAFLCAAKGVSVEIAFQKKLGVGLFGGEGFILQKLLGDGYVFVHAGGTIVERELKQMERMRIDTGCIAALQAGVNYDIEFIGGIKNTLFGGEGVFFATVTGPGKVWLQSLPFSRLADRIIASAPKMGGARRGQGSILGGLGDLLGGDNRF; encoded by the coding sequence ATGGGGCGGGAGGCGCTTTGCAAAAAGTATCAGCTTGACGAGTCGAAATTCGATGCCTTTCTCAAGTTCCTGAAACGGAAGGGCTTCTTGCTGGGCCAGGCCCCCCTTGTAACCAAATTCAGGTCGGCCCACGAGATCGACTTTACGATCTACGGGGACGACCTGCAGTTCGTCGAGATCGAGCTGGACCCGAACGAGACGGCCATCGCAGAGGCGGGGGCGATGATGTACATGGAGCAGGGGATCGAGATGCAGACGATCTTCGGCGACGGGAGTAAAGAGTCTGAGAGTATCATGGGGAAGATCTTCGGGGCGGGCAAACGGGTCCTCACGGGGGAATCCCTCTTTATGACGGCCTACACAAACCGGGGGGCAGGGAAACAGCATGTCGCCTTCGGGGCGCCCTACCCGGGAAAGATCATCGCCCTCGACCTTTCGGATCTCGGCGGGGAGATCCTCTGCCAGAAGAGCGCCTTCCTCTGCGCCGCCAAGGGGGTTTCGGTCGAGATCGCCTTCCAGAAGAAGTTGGGGGTGGGACTCTTCGGCGGGGAAGGGTTCATCCTCCAGAAGCTCCTGGGGGACGGCTATGTCTTCGTCCATGCCGGAGGGACGATCGTCGAACGGGAACTCAAACAGATGGAAAGGATGCGGATCGATACCGGATGTATCGCCGCCCTGCAAGCAGGCGTCAACTACGACATTGAATTTATCGGGGGGATCAAGAATACGCTTTTCGGCGGCGAGGGAGTCTTCTTCGCAACCGTCACCGGTCCGGGAAAGGTCTGGCTCCAGTCCCTCCCCTTCTCCCGTCTCGCCGACCGGATCATCGCCTCGGCTCCGAAAATGGGCGGTGCGCGCAGAGGGCAGGGATCAATCCTCGGCGGGCTGGGCGATCTGCTCGGCGGGGACAACCGGTTCTGA
- the cas6 gene encoding CRISPR-associated endoribonuclease Cas6 yields MRLKISLREQRDRFLLPFNYNYHLMSALYHLIRSSDAAYSLFLHNEGFIHQGKHFKLFTFSELKIDGPYRVTKKGLQTGTGRVNWYISTPVDRSLENIVRGIFENNRLDLMTSSEMIRFNIIGVETLPEPEFTKIMRFKCLSPIFMDTFIDDPETGNKKSWTLHYFKENEKFVENIRNNLVRKYEIIHKKTLHPDRFRFEFDKNYIERKNGKITSLITFKAKNGNPIKLKCFNAPFEMETDPELIRVGYECGLGSKNSNGLGMIAI; encoded by the coding sequence ATGAGATTGAAAATCAGCCTTCGGGAACAAAGAGACCGTTTTCTTCTTCCCTTCAATTATAACTATCACCTGATGAGCGCGCTCTACCACCTGATCCGAAGTTCGGATGCGGCCTACTCGCTTTTCCTTCATAATGAAGGATTCATCCACCAGGGGAAACATTTCAAGCTCTTTACCTTCTCCGAATTGAAGATCGACGGCCCTTACCGCGTCACAAAGAAAGGGTTGCAGACCGGGACCGGCAGGGTGAACTGGTATATCTCCACCCCCGTGGACCGGTCCCTGGAAAACATCGTCCGGGGAATCTTTGAGAACAACAGGCTCGACCTGATGACAAGCTCGGAGATGATCCGCTTTAACATCATCGGTGTCGAGACCCTTCCGGAACCGGAATTTACCAAGATAATGCGTTTCAAATGCCTCTCCCCGATCTTTATGGACACCTTCATCGACGACCCGGAAACCGGGAACAAGAAATCCTGGACCCTGCACTACTTCAAAGAGAATGAAAAGTTCGTGGAGAATATCCGGAACAACCTGGTCCGGAAATACGAGATCATTCACAAAAAGACCCTCCACCCGGACCGCTTCCGCTTTGAATTTGACAAAAACTACATCGAGCGCAAAAATGGCAAAATCACGAGCCTCATTACCTTCAAGGCGAAAAACGGCAACCCGATCAAGCTGAAATGCTTCAACGCACCCTTTGAAATGGAAACAGACCCCGAACTGATCCGGGTCGGCTACGAATGCGGTTTGGGGAGCAAGAACAGTAACGGGCTGGGGATGATAGCGATATAA
- a CDS encoding type II toxin-antitoxin system Phd/YefM family antitoxin → MALSITEDIRSITELKRNTNSILKQIRKTGRPVVLTINGKAEAVLVDAGEYEKILKAFNLLKLLIPAEEDVREGRYSEAKDFFKEFKVAEGL, encoded by the coding sequence ATGGCGCTCAGTATTACGGAAGATATTCGCTCGATCACCGAATTAAAGAGAAATACGAATTCCATCTTGAAGCAGATCCGCAAGACGGGACGTCCCGTTGTTCTTACGATTAATGGCAAGGCTGAGGCCGTCCTGGTCGATGCCGGAGAGTACGAGAAGATCTTGAAGGCCTTCAATCTTCTCAAACTTCTTATTCCTGCCGAAGAAGATGTAAGGGAAGGACGTTATTCCGAGGCGAAGGACTTTTTCAAGGAGTTCAAGGTTGCAGAAGGCCTATAA
- a CDS encoding LemA family protein, with protein sequence MSRTVKTILIILAVLLLFAFTAFSWVKQGYNRAVALDENVKGHWAQVENQLKRRYDLIPNLVQTVKGYAKHEKELFEHLADARTKYFQAKDVKGKIAASNQLEGVLSRLLLLKEQYPELKANQSFLKLQDSLEGTENRIAVERKRYNDAVQQLNTFTRTFFGRFFTAMAGVGKAEYYKIPEGEKAVPKVKF encoded by the coding sequence ATGTCGAGAACCGTGAAAACCATCCTGATCATCTTGGCCGTCCTGCTCCTCTTCGCCTTCACGGCCTTCAGCTGGGTCAAGCAGGGATACAACCGCGCCGTGGCCCTGGACGAAAACGTCAAGGGACACTGGGCCCAGGTGGAAAACCAGCTCAAGCGCCGGTACGACCTGATCCCCAACCTTGTGCAGACGGTCAAGGGGTACGCCAAGCACGAGAAGGAGCTTTTCGAACATCTCGCCGACGCCCGGACAAAATATTTCCAGGCCAAGGACGTAAAAGGCAAGATCGCAGCATCCAACCAGCTTGAGGGGGTTCTCTCCCGCCTGCTGCTGTTGAAGGAGCAGTACCCGGAACTCAAGGCGAACCAGTCCTTCCTGAAACTCCAGGACAGCCTCGAGGGGACGGAAAACCGGATCGCCGTAGAGCGAAAACGGTACAACGACGCCGTGCAGCAGCTCAACACATTCACCCGCACCTTCTTCGGCCGCTTCTTCACAGCCATGGCGGGGGTCGGAAAAGCGGAATACTACAAAATCCCGGAAGGAGAAAAAGCCGTGCCGAAGGTAAAATTCTGA
- a CDS encoding anthranilate synthase component I family protein — protein MGATTENLATTPSREVFLKLSEEEKASGSKVPAVPIFLRFPQGLLDPPTVFQRIREGKDSFLLESVKGSDRIGRYSIIGTRPFRVFSSKGSKIRIREGIYERKIDGNPFIELKRLMEETPVVRTPGAPPFTGGAVGLISYDAVHFFEKLPRTAVDDLAIPDLHFLFVDTCILFDHVEKEVILVHIPLLRHSPSETSARIRAYEEGVERLKGLYRKIMDGEALPSLKRQRSSRSFPVLPNMAKENYMEMVRRAKAYIKAGDIFQTNLSQRLTAEIGDLDSFHLYRILREINPSPFAAYLDFQEFQIVSSSPERLMLLKDGVVETRPIAGTRPRGKDPAGDQAMSAELITNEKERAEHIMLIDLERNDIGRVCDYGTVRVDELMVLEDYSHVIHIVSNVRGNLHAGKDLFDLIRATFPGGTITGVPKVRCMEIIDELEPVQRGPYTGSIGWLGFNGDMDLNIIIRTFVIKAGKAHVQVGAGIVADSDPEREYFETLHKANALLQTLETV, from the coding sequence ATGGGTGCAACGACGGAAAATCTTGCCACGACCCCGTCCCGTGAGGTCTTTTTGAAGTTGTCGGAAGAGGAAAAGGCGTCCGGGAGCAAGGTCCCTGCTGTCCCGATCTTTTTACGTTTTCCCCAAGGGCTCCTCGATCCTCCTACGGTTTTTCAGCGGATCCGGGAAGGGAAGGATTCCTTTCTTCTGGAGTCGGTGAAGGGGAGCGATCGGATCGGCCGCTATTCGATCATCGGCACCCGTCCTTTTCGCGTTTTTTCGAGCAAGGGGAGTAAGATCCGGATCCGGGAAGGAATCTATGAAAGAAAGATTGATGGGAATCCTTTCATTGAACTGAAGCGGCTCATGGAGGAGACTCCCGTTGTCAGGACTCCCGGCGCCCCCCCGTTCACCGGCGGGGCAGTAGGGCTCATCTCCTATGATGCTGTTCATTTTTTCGAGAAGCTCCCCCGCACGGCTGTTGATGACCTGGCGATCCCCGATCTTCATTTCCTCTTTGTCGATACCTGCATCCTCTTTGACCATGTGGAGAAGGAAGTGATCCTGGTCCACATTCCCCTCCTGCGCCACTCTCCGTCGGAGACCTCTGCACGAATCCGTGCTTATGAAGAAGGGGTGGAAAGACTAAAAGGACTTTACCGGAAGATCATGGACGGGGAGGCGTTGCCGTCCTTGAAGAGGCAAAGATCGTCTCGTTCCTTTCCCGTGCTCCCGAATATGGCCAAGGAAAACTATATGGAAATGGTTCGACGGGCCAAGGCCTACATCAAGGCGGGGGATATCTTTCAGACCAATCTCTCCCAGCGGCTCACCGCCGAGATCGGAGATCTCGATTCCTTCCACCTCTATCGGATCCTTCGGGAGATCAATCCCTCTCCCTTTGCGGCTTATCTCGATTTTCAGGAGTTTCAGATCGTCAGTTCTTCACCGGAACGGTTGATGCTTTTAAAAGACGGGGTAGTGGAGACCCGTCCCATTGCCGGGACCCGGCCGAGGGGAAAAGATCCAGCCGGGGATCAGGCCATGAGTGCTGAGCTGATTACCAATGAGAAAGAGCGGGCCGAGCATATCATGCTCATCGACCTGGAGCGGAACGACATAGGCCGCGTCTGTGACTACGGTACCGTCCGGGTCGATGAACTGATGGTCCTGGAGGATTATTCCCACGTCATCCATATCGTCTCGAACGTCCGGGGGAACCTTCATGCCGGGAAGGACCTCTTCGATCTCATCCGGGCGACCTTTCCCGGCGGCACGATCACGGGTGTCCCCAAGGTCCGGTGCATGGAGATCATCGACGAACTTGAGCCGGTGCAGCGGGGACCGTACACCGGCTCGATCGGTTGGCTCGGTTTCAACGGCGACATGGACCTGAACATCATCATCCGGACCTTCGTCATCAAGGCCGGCAAGGCGCACGTTCAGGTGGGCGCCGGGATCGTCGCCGACTCCGATCCGGAACGGGAATACTTTGAGACCCTCCACAAGGCGAACGCCCTGCTCCAGACCCTCGAAACAGTCTGA
- a CDS encoding YafY family transcriptional regulator: MAVDQLERQWGIINLLCRKRRTTVSELSREYGVNARTIRRDLDKLSTIFPIVDRQAGRRKYWSLIDGYKEVPPVTFLPTELYALKEGTRLLKSFGEPFLRPTLESIHHKIRSTFDDERMASFEGMKRIFSLSLSTAKDYSRRRDFLRSLFAAAAKQERVEIAYRGLKDARPKIRKVDPYRLWYRDGAVYLIGLCHLRREIRMFDVDRISLINHTDENFLIPENFDFGEYTRHAFSVMIETPVRVRIRFVPEIARYIEERQWHPSREVVRNRDGSIVLELTVGGTLEIKRWILSFGPQAEVLEPQKLIEEIREDLEKMQALYLPGKGRKNRGTG; encoded by the coding sequence ATGGCTGTGGATCAGTTGGAGCGGCAATGGGGAATCATCAACCTCCTCTGCCGCAAACGGAGAACCACCGTTTCCGAACTGTCCCGGGAATACGGCGTCAACGCCAGGACCATCCGGAGGGATCTCGACAAGCTCTCGACGATTTTCCCCATTGTCGACCGACAGGCGGGGCGGCGGAAATACTGGTCTCTCATCGACGGGTACAAGGAAGTCCCTCCCGTCACCTTCCTCCCCACCGAACTCTATGCACTGAAAGAAGGGACCCGTCTCCTCAAATCTTTCGGCGAGCCATTTCTCCGGCCCACCCTCGAATCGATCCATCACAAGATCCGCTCCACCTTCGATGACGAAAGGATGGCCTCCTTCGAGGGGATGAAACGGATCTTCTCCCTCAGTCTCAGCACCGCCAAGGACTACTCCCGCCGCCGTGACTTTCTGCGCAGCCTCTTTGCCGCCGCGGCAAAACAGGAGCGGGTCGAGATCGCCTACCGGGGGCTGAAGGACGCAAGACCGAAAATCCGCAAGGTCGATCCCTACCGGCTCTGGTACCGCGACGGCGCCGTCTACCTCATCGGCCTGTGTCATCTCCGCCGTGAGATCCGGATGTTCGACGTCGACCGGATCTCCCTGATCAATCATACGGACGAAAACTTCCTCATTCCCGAAAACTTCGACTTCGGGGAATACACGCGCCATGCCTTCTCAGTCATGATCGAGACGCCGGTCCGGGTGCGGATCCGGTTCGTCCCGGAGATCGCCCGGTATATTGAAGAGCGCCAGTGGCATCCAAGCCGTGAAGTTGTAAGGAACCGGGACGGTTCGATCGTCCTTGAACTCACCGTCGGTGGAACCCTGGAGATCAAGCGATGGATCTTAAGCTTCGGGCCGCAGGCTGAGGTACTGGAGCCGCAGAAGCTCATCGAAGAGATCCGGGAGGATCTTGAGAAAATGCAGGCGCTTTATCTGCCGGGCAAGGGACGGAAAAACAGGGGGACAGGGTGA